GTTCCTCGACCACGGGGAGGACGTGCGTCGAGAGGAAGACGGTCGTCCCGTCGTCGGTGAGGTTCCGAATCTCCTCGCGGAGCGTCCGCGCCGCCCGCGGGTCGAGTCCCGACGTGGGTTCGTCGAGGAAGACGACATCGGGGTCGTGGAGCACCGTCTGGACGAACGCCGTCTTCTGGCGCATCCCCTTCGAGTACGCCTCGATGCGCTTGCCGGCGTCGCCGGCCAGGTCGAACCGTTCGACCAGCGAGTCGATGCGTGCGTCGGCGTCGGGACCGACGTCCCGGAGGTCCGCGACGTAGTCGAGTTGCTCTCGTCCCGTGAGTTCGTCGTACAACGGCGGGGTCTCGGGGAGGTAGCCGACGACGCCGGCGAGCGCCCGCCGGTCGCGGATGGACGCGCCCGCGACGTGACCCTCGCCGCTCGTCGGGTCGAGCAGGCCCGTGAGCATCCGCATCGTGGTGGTCTTCCCGGCACCGTTCGGCCCCAGGAAACCGTAGACGCTCCCCTCGGGGACGGACAGGTCGAGTTCGCGGACCGCGGTCGAACTCGGGTAGCGTTTGGTCAGTGCTCGCGTTTCGACGGCGTCGGAGTCGGTGAACGTGGAGGGCATCGTGTGCGTGTGTCGGGGGACTGCGTACGGTACGCTACTGAGAGCGAGAGTGTAGTAAAACCCGGGAGGGTGTTCTCCCGGGGTGAGAATCGGTCACCGTCGACGTCTGCGACCGAGGGATGACGACCAGTGACGAGCGGCCGGTAGAAGCGACGCGAGGACGGAGGCGGCGAGGCGTCCGAGCGGACGGGGGGCACGGATACCTGACGCGACCGTTCCCCGCGTGGCGACCCCCGACGTGAGGGCGTACGGTCCGAGCCTCTGACAACTCTCGGTCGACCGCCACCGCGACATCTCGTTGTCAGACAGTTAGCAGTACCCCCGACAGGTGTTGGCGTATTAAATCACGACAGCACCGACAGGTCACTCGTCGAGGCCGGGGTAGTCCTCGCGCCACGGTCGAACCCGTTCGACGACGCTCGCGACGGCCAGTGCCGAGCGCTCGTCGTACCGCCCGGCGACGACCTGCATCCCGACGGGGAGGCCATCGACCAGGCCGGCGGGCACGGTCACGACCGGGTGGCCGGTGAGGTTGAACGGCCACGAGAGCGTCCAGTCCATCGGCAGGCCGGCGACGGACTCGCCGTCGACCTCGGTCGGGAGCGGTTCGTCGTGGGCCAGCGGAGGCGTCGCCAGCGCCGGGCAGACGAGGGCGTCGTAGCCGTCGAGCGTCTCCTCGACGGCGTCGTACAGTCGGGTCCGCACGGTGTCGGCCGTCGTGTAGTCGAGCGCGTCGTACCCCCGTCCCATCCGGACGGTCTGGGCGAACGACGACCGGAGGTCGTCGGCGTGGTCGTCCAGGAGGTCCATCCCGTGCGCCTCGTTCAACTCCCGGACGAGCGTGGCGAACAGCGTCGTCGCCTGCGTCCCGTAGGCCGCAACCAGTTCGCCCTTCTCCGGACCGCCGACCGCGACCGACTCGACGGTCGCGCCAGCGTCGGCGAGGTCGGAGACGGCGTCGCCGACGGTGTCGCGGACGGCGGGGTCGACGGCGAACCGGTCGAGGTCGGGACTGTAGCCCACGTCGAGGTCCGCTGCGTCCCGCTCCGTAGCGGTGGTGTAGGACTCGTCGTCGGGCCGCGGGACGCTGTAGGGGTCGGCGTCGGCCGGTCCAGCCAGGACGTCCATCGCGAGGGCGACGTCCTCGACCGTCCGCGCCATCGGGCCGAGGACGCCGAACGGCGTGTGCGTCCGGAACGCGTCGGGTCGGGCGTCGCGAGGGACGACG
This region of Halomarina salina genomic DNA includes:
- a CDS encoding ABC transporter ATP-binding protein, which encodes MPSTFTDSDAVETRALTKRYPSSTAVRELDLSVPEGSVYGFLGPNGAGKTTTMRMLTGLLDPTSGEGHVAGASIRDRRALAGVVGYLPETPPLYDELTGREQLDYVADLRDVGPDADARIDSLVERFDLAGDAGKRIEAYSKGMRQKTAFVQTVLHDPDVVFLDEPTSGLDPRAARTLREEIRNLTDDGTTVFLSTHVLPVVEELADVVGVLSDGRLVAEGTPNGLKNRVESDSDETLEDVFLDVTSGHGGRFGR
- a CDS encoding amidase, whose amino-acid sequence is MSDDCFRPAADVAADVRAGTLSPVTLLDQYLDRIDERGDRTNAFVTVLADEARERAREVETAVERGDDPGPLAGVPVAIKDLGYTKTGVRHTYGMAPFADNVADRTTVAVERLESAGAVVVGTTNTPELGHTVRTDNELVGPTATPFDPERNAGGSSGGSAAAVADGLCALATGSDVGGSLRTPASCCGVVSVKPSFGVVPRDARPDAFRTHTPFGVLGPMARTVEDVALAMDVLAGPADADPYSVPRPDDESYTTATERDAADLDVGYSPDLDRFAVDPAVRDTVGDAVSDLADAGATVESVAVGGPEKGELVAAYGTQATTLFATLVRELNEAHGMDLLDDHADDLRSSFAQTVRMGRGYDALDYTTADTVRTRLYDAVEETLDGYDALVCPALATPPLAHDEPLPTEVDGESVAGLPMDWTLSWPFNLTGHPVVTVPAGLVDGLPVGMQVVAGRYDERSALAVASVVERVRPWREDYPGLDE